The genomic stretch CATGCCGCAACATTCGAATTCAGCCATGACAGCATTCGTTATTTCAGTCGTATCAGCGCTTATAACAATAACAATTTGCAGTGGTATATTGTCGTTACACTACCAGAAGACGTCTTACTCGGAGGGTTACCAAGCCAGCAGCGTTTAGGTGTAGCAGCAGCACTTGTCCTCGCCTTCTTTGGCTTGTTAATGGGGTTATTTTTACTGCGAACTATCACGCAGCCGATTATGGATATTGCTGAAGTATCACAGCACTTAGACCATAACAACTGGGACGTCAGTATCGATGAAGGCATCAAATTACATGAAACAACTCTGCTTATTTCTGCATTCAAGTCAATGTCATCACGATTAGAACATTCGTTTACTACACTGCGTAAGCAGCTGCTATCAGACACGATGACCGGGCTATTAAGTCGTGATGGTTTTGTGGAAAGGCTACATAACCCGACCTCACAAAAGCAAGGGATCTTGGTGTTGCTTGGGCTACGCTCGTTCCGTCACATCAGTAATAGTTTAGGCCAACATAAAAGTGAGCAGTTACTCGTTGCTATCGCCAGTCGCTTGCAACAAAGTACGGCAGACAAAGTAACCATCAGCCGCATTGATAAGGATACCTTTGCGGTATTCTATCCTGACTTTATAGACCTTTCTCATAGCCATCAAGTTGCTGAAAAGTTACTAACCGACTTTAAAAATCCCTTTACCATTAACGGTACCGAAGTATTAGTGGGTGCTGACGCAGGGATAATGAGTGGTCAATTCGATAATATTGAGATCGATGTATGGTTACAAAATTCAAGCCTCGCACTGACCTATGCCGTGAAGCAAGAACAAGTAAAATGCTGCCATTATCAAGATTACATGATCGCAGCCTCACAAGAAAAAACCCGCTTAACAGCCGACTTACAGCGTGCTATCAGCAACAATGAATTTGCCGTATATTACCAGCCAGTCATTGATTTAACTAACGATACCATTGCCGGCGCCGAGGCCTTAGTACGCTGGCACAACCCAGTTCGAGGGCTCGTATCGCCACTAGACTTTATCCCCGTCGCCGAAGACACTGGTATGATTGTCGATATTGGTAAGCAAATCTTATTACAAGCCTGTACTGACACTAAAATGCAAATAGACAGCGGCCTGTGGCCAAGTGATTTCTCTCTACACGTAAATATGTCGGTACGCGAATTACTGCACCCAAATTATGTATTAAGAGTGAAAGAAATTCTGGCGTTAACCCAATTACCAGCCGCGAATCTGACCCTCGAAATAACCGAATCACGCTTAGTCAGTCAGCCATTATTAACCAATCAATTGCTGGGTGAGCTACGCGATTTAGGCATACATATTGCCATTGATGATTTTGGTACTGGCTATTCATCACTGGCTTACCTGACACAGCTGCAGTTCGATTCATTAAAGATAGACCGTTCTTTTGTCAGCCAAATGCTCGACAGTGATAACCACGCAGCGATCATAGCCGCCATTATTACGATGACAGAGACATTCAACTCCGACATTGTTGCAGAAGGTGTCGAAACAATTGAACAAGCCAACCACCTTAAAAGCCTAGGCTGTCGTTACGCACAAGGTTTTTATTATGCTCGCCCTAAACCACTCTCTGAGTGGGACATTACTCACGGTACTCGTGATTCACAACCACAGCATAATAGCCTAACTTAATTCACAACAGCGCCAATTTTCAAGACCGATACGCTTTACAACTACACTTGTACGCTTAATTATTCCTGTTGATCACAAAACAACGACAAAATAGAACAACCCGTCTCAAAAACTCTATTCATTAAGTGAATATGCGATCTCGATTGAAAAATAAATGAAAAAGATACGATAACCTCCCCTTCATTCACAAATAATCAACATTTGTGATGCGTAATGCACACTCGCCGTTAGCGATAACAGTGCTGCAATTACGCCTGGTCAAATTTAGTTACAATAGCTATTACATGGAGTTTTAAATGCGCATTTTTTTGACGTTATTAATATCAACCCTGAGTTTTAACAGCCTTGCCCTCGATAGTACTTATTTACAATGTTATGGCGTCAAAGACAGTTTC from Moritella marina ATCC 15381 encodes the following:
- a CDS encoding bifunctional diguanylate cyclase/phosphodiesterase; translated protein: MTISKPQTLRKAVMLPFTLLLLLTVAVLTFVQNSNYERMLNEISSKLLSSYSENISNNLDRFLEQPFNTTLTIADSIQRNQLDQTADLSKIENYLHAAMTDIYSSQQQISTIAFGDEHQNYVGFRLHRDKSLSLMLQDKRTNNSLDFYNGITIDTQIHHSIQSYDPTIRPWYAPFAENKAAGWANIYSNIDSEKTFTISSAAPVIRDNKLLGVVATDIDLLQLSQFIKPDSSEFGGLTYITNADGALIANSLQAPLIDPDNQHILATDSDSTLIAINAAQIIEQQLETDQHAATFEFSHDSIRYFSRISAYNNNNLQWYIVVTLPEDVLLGGLPSQQRLGVAAALVLAFFGLLMGLFLLRTITQPIMDIAEVSQHLDHNNWDVSIDEGIKLHETTLLISAFKSMSSRLEHSFTTLRKQLLSDTMTGLLSRDGFVERLHNPTSQKQGILVLLGLRSFRHISNSLGQHKSEQLLVAIASRLQQSTADKVTISRIDKDTFAVFYPDFIDLSHSHQVAEKLLTDFKNPFTINGTEVLVGADAGIMSGQFDNIEIDVWLQNSSLALTYAVKQEQVKCCHYQDYMIAASQEKTRLTADLQRAISNNEFAVYYQPVIDLTNDTIAGAEALVRWHNPVRGLVSPLDFIPVAEDTGMIVDIGKQILLQACTDTKMQIDSGLWPSDFSLHVNMSVRELLHPNYVLRVKEILALTQLPAANLTLEITESRLVSQPLLTNQLLGELRDLGIHIAIDDFGTGYSSLAYLTQLQFDSLKIDRSFVSQMLDSDNHAAIIAAIITMTETFNSDIVAEGVETIEQANHLKSLGCRYAQGFYYARPKPLSEWDITHGTRDSQPQHNSLT